The Winslowiella toletana region CTGGCATGCTGTGGCTGGCCAAAGCGCAGGGATCGGGAGACAAATCCCGAATAGTTAATATTCTCCGGTAAGCGATAAGGCGGTGGATTTTCACCGTTATAAACGATCCCGGTCACCATCGGGCGATCCAGATCGCCATCGACGTAGCTGATCAATACCTCCTGGCCGACGCGCGGCATCGCCAGCACGCCCCAGCCTTTCCCGGCCCATGCCTGCACTACGCGGATCCAGCAGGAACTGTCATCTTCGGTGGTTTTATAGCGATCCCAGTGAAAGTGCACGCGAATACGGCCAAACTTGTCGGTATGCACTTCTGACTCTTTTGCTCCCACCACCGTCGCGCTTTGCAAACCTGAAACCTGTGGATGCGGCGTCACACATTGCGGACGGAAAATAATGTCATCGTTTAAGGCTTTAAACCGACAAACAATATTCCGCCCCTGGCTGTCGCTGTCCGGCCCGTCCTGGACAAAACTGTAGTCACAGCCGATCAGCTTAAATCCACGATTACGATTACTGTCAGGATGCTGTACCAAAGAGAAAGAGCGACCCGCTGACAATCCTGTGGCATTACTTTCACCCGACAACATTTGCCCATGGCTCTGAATAGCCTCAAGGCGTAAACGGGCAATATCTTCACCATGTTGCGTGTCGGTGTATCCCGCAGCATAGTCGTACCATTCCAGCGGCACGTCTTGCAGATACTGGCGGCTTTCTTCTATATGCGTTTGCAATGTATTGCGCGGATTACGGAAATCAAAATCGCGCAGTACCACCTCACTGGAGTGGATACGCTGTGAGCGCTGAATGCGCTGAACGCCCTCACGAATCGCCCGCATCTCTTCACTATCCGGCAGGAAAGTAAGTTCGGCATACGGCGCTTCCAGTGCCGGAAACTGCTGCTGGTCAGTAATAACTAAAGTGTGTTTATCGTCGTGATGTTCGAAGTAGTACCAGACTCCCTCATCCTCCATCAGACGATTAACAAACGCGAAGTCTGTCTCTTCAAACTGTACGCAATACTCACGCGAGGGATAGCTGCTGACAATATCGAACCGGTAGTCAGCAAAGTTATAGCGCGAGAATACCTGCTCAATAATATCGATAATGCTCAGATTCTGGAAAATCCGGCAGTTACGGTTTTGCTGTAAAAACCACAGCCAGGTACTCAGTTCAAGGCGATAAATAAATTGATTTTGTCGCTGTCCTTCATCATTTCCCGCCACCACATAGGTAAAAAAGGTTCGGTAACCGGCAGAATCCGGTAATTCAATTTTTACCTTGATGACTTCCCCTAATAAACCGATCAGATTAATATCCGCATCCGCAGCCTGAAACTCCAGTTTATAAGCCGGGTTATCCGAGAGCCGTTCTTCCGTAGTGAAACTAAGAGGAAAGGCATTCAGACCTGATAACACTTCATTCTCTATCTCAATTAATGGCATAACGACTCCGTTTAAAATTAATCTGCGCTGATATCAGTTATGCGAATTCAATACCCAGTTCGGTTTCTTCAACGATCAGGCGTATCTCTTTCAACGGTTCAGCCTCGTGACGACGCTGCAAAACTTCATTGCCAACAACGGGAAGAATTGTCTGGCGCAACAGCTCTTCAACCGCTCGGCCATGATTGGGATGACTACTGACTCTGCTGGCGATCCATCCAGGAATATCGCCTTCGATAATCAAACCGGCGCCGATTTCATCCGCTAAACGCTGCTGCAAACGTGAAAGATGATAAGAGGCTATTTGCGCCAGCGCGGCTTGATCCAATGGGATATAGGGAATGATATGAACTCTGGCTAACAGCGCGGGAGCAAAGCGGCGCAGCAAGGCGTCGTATACCAGAGGTTTCAGCGCCGCAGGTTTAATATCGCTTTCAGCCAGGTAAGCCTGTTCGATCTCTTCGGCGCCCTGATTGCAGGTCAGCAGAATAAAACATTGGCGGAAACTGACTAAACGCCCTTCGGCATCCTCCATCCAGCCTTTATCGAACACCTGATAAAAAGCGTCCTGAATATCGGGATGCGCTTTATCAAACTCATCCAGCAGAATAACCGAATAGGGTTTGCGCCTTACCGCTTCGGTTAATTTCCCACCTTTGCCATAACCGACATAGCCCGGAGGCGCGCCTTTCAGCGTCGATAACGTGTGTGCTTCCTGAAACTCGCTCATATTAAAGGTAATAAGGTTATGAGCACCGCCGTAGAGTGTTTCGACCAGTACATTGGCGGTTTCCGTTTTTCCGGTTCCGGTGGAGCCGGCCAACAGAAAGATTCCCAGCGGACGGTCCTGCGACTGAATGCCTGCCCGGGCGATGCGTATCGCCTGAGAGATCTCTTTGATGCCGTGCTGTTGCCCAAAGATACGCTCACCAAGCCGCTGTTCGAGATTCAATACATTCTCAATATCGTCCTGCAACATCTTGCCGGAAGGGATACCGGTCCAGTCGGAAAGCACCGCCGCAATGCTCTGCTCATCGACCCATGGGTATACCAACGGCGTGCCTTCCTGTAGCGCCAGCAGCTCAGACCAGCGCGCATGTCCGGCCAGCGTATCGTGACTTTTGGCATCGGGAATCACCTCATTAACCAGCTGTTTTTCCTGATAATCACGAATTTTCAGCGCCGTCAGTTCGCTTTCTGACCTCTCAATCTGCGTCACGACTTCAGCCAGTCGCAGTTCGACGTTCGCCCCGAGCTGTTGCTCGCGAATCAAATAGTGATGCTCAGTTTTCAGTACATCCAGCTGGGCTGATAATTGCTCGATCGCTTGTGGCTCGGCGTGCTGGCTAAGCGCGACGCGTGCGCAAGCGGTATCCAGCAGGCTGATGGCTTTATCGGGCAGCTGTCGGGAAGGCAAATTGCGCAGTGACAAACGGACGGCAGCAGCAATGGCACCGTCACGGATAGTGACGTTATGGTGCTGAGCAAAGTGTGGCGCAATCGCCCGCAGCATATCGATGGCGACAGACTCGTTCGGCTCACCTATCAATACCCGCTGGAAGCGGCGAGTCAGAGCGGCATCCGGTTCAATAAACTGCTTATATTCTGACCAGGTGGTGGCAGCGATCATCCGCAGCGCCCCTCTGGCGAGCATTGGTTTAAGCAGGTTCACCGCATCCCCGGTGCCTGCTTGTCCACCGGCACCGACCAGCGTATGAGCCTCATCACAAAACAGGATAATCGGCGTATCGGACTGGCTGATGCCGTCAATCAGCGATTTAAGCCGCGATTCAAACTCACCACGCATACTGGCACCCGCCTGCATCCGCCCCAGATCCAGAGAGAGCAGACGCGCCCCTTTTAACAACGGAGGCACATCGCCGCTGGCTAATTTGCGCGCCAGCGCCTCAACCACTGCGGTTTTACCAACGCCCGCTTCCCCGACCAGAATCGGGTTGTTCTGACGGCGACGCAGCAAAATATCGACAACCTGCCGCAGTTCAGCATCGCGACCAATCACCGGATCGATATCACCAGCCTGCGCTTGTTGGGTAAGATCGTTACACCACTTATTTAGCGCAGCCTGAGCTTCGCTTGACGAACTACCCGGAGTTTCCGTCGCCAGCGCATCGCCTTTCGGCACATCTTCTGCATACTCAACAGAGTTACGCAGCAGATCCTCATACTCTTCTGCGACCTGAGGAATCGGCAGCTTTTTAAACTCACCACACAGGCGATACAACCAACGCTGATGCTGCGTGTCTTGCAGTAACGCCAGCAAAATGTGCGAGGTACGAATAGGAGAAGGTGAGCCCATTAACTGGCTCATCACCAGCCCGCCTTCAACCGCGGCTTCAAGCCTGGATGACAAATCTTGTACCGAGACTTTAGTCACCGGCATATGCTGAATAATATGATCAAGCTGAGCTGAGATAATTTCCTGATTCAGGTCGTAATGCGCCAACAGCAGAGGAATATCACCACGTTGTTGATCCATCAGCACTTTCAACCAATGCTCCAGCTCCACATACTCATGTCGATAACTGCGGCAAAGTCGGGTTGCCTCAACAAAAGTTTTATAGGCAAAGGCACCCAATCGATTAAAAAGACGTTCACGTTGATACACCGTTATCGCTCCCATAAGTTAGGTAACTGTTCTGTAAATTGGCTGTATGCGCAGTGCTGAGTCTGGCTTTAACCAGCAATGGCGGCTAAGGGTTCCCCCTCCCAGGCGACAGGCCATGTCGGGGGAGGTTTTGATGATCAATTGCACGTCCAGCACCATGCGGTAGCGGACAAAGTCATGACAGATGCGCACCAGCGTGTTGATGCGTTCACTATTGCGCTGAAAATACAGATATTGCGGATCGGAGACCGGACCAATTGACAGCTGCAGGCTATGCTGCACATCGAAAAAGCGACGCCCGACACGCGTGCTGCCCAAGCGGCCCATTCGCTGGTTTTGTTGGTTGCGGGAATCATCAATCCACAACCCTTTATGCGCCTCAAGACGGACAGGGACAGCAAAGTATTGGCTGAGAATGTCCTGTAGCTTGCGCAGCGAGCCTCTGCCCGGCAGATAGGCGCCAGGGAAGCAGCGCCTGATCCGCTCCAGGTGGGGATTCTGTGCCTGCTGAGGCGTCAGCCCGGCCAGCTGGCATAAATGTTGTTGAAAGGCATTATCCGATGGCCGATCGTGGCCAACAGCGACATGCGTTTGCGCCCATGCCCGATAATGCAAAATCGCCATTCGTTGGCTGAGGATGCCGGCAAACTGCTCAAAGGCCGCGTTGCGTTTGGACAGCGCCTCATTGCGGGCATGCTCGGTGACATGAATCGGCAGGGGTCCATACGGCGCGAACAAGCCAAAGTGACGGCAGAAAATCGTAATCTCCGACAACCGATGTCGGGTATTCAGCGTTTGTCGAACATCGCTCACTTCACGCGGCGCAAAAGACATATCAGCAGGTTGAATAATCCGCAGCCGAATATGACTTTTATCCCCCAAAGTGCCGAGGCGTCTTTGTTCCGGCGTGGCGCGCTCAATGCGTCGCAGTAATTCAAAAAAGTCCTGGCTGGCCGAAAGGCCAGGCAAAAAAGCACTGTCCCGGGGCTGAAGATTAGTCATAACGCACAGGCCCCCACTCTGCGAAGGTTTCGCCATCAAGCTGCATCTGCATTCTCAGGGTTTGCCCTAATTCACAATATTCTGATAAGGCGTGATGCAGGATACGGGCGAACAGAAAGGCACCTTTATCACTGTGGTGGCTACTGCTGAAATTCAGGGTGGCTTCAACCCCTCGCGACCAGGCAATAGGCCCTGCTACTGCATGGCGCTCAAATTTATGCGCCATGCTGGCATGAATAAGACTGGTGATCCTTTTGTACTGATTCACCTCTTCAGGCTGACAAAACAGAGATAGCCAGTCTTTCAGCAGCGGTGAGCAATCGGTAATTTCCGGTAGCGCGTAGCGCAGTGGATTATTAGCAATCAGCTGCAATGCCTGCCAGGCTTGCGCCATATCAGGCACTCCCTGCGGTTTGCTCGGTTGGCGTAGCATCTCTATCTGGCCAACCGGCAGAGCAATTTCCAGCTGAAATTCCGGCTGTTGTAACTGACTGGGGACTAAGTGGCGTTCGCAGACCATTGCCTCGATGGACAACGATTTGACGTGATCGATATCGACGCCACTGGCGCCGGGGGAAATGGCGATAAACAGACTGTCATGGGGTAACGGGGAGTTTTTAGCCCGATGTTTATCGGTAAACTCGCGGCGGCGGCGGATACTGTAACCCGCGACTTTATCGTCATCATCAAAGCGAGCATGTCCATGCAGCGAAGAGAACGGCACGCTGCCTCCCTCGGTCAGCAAACCGTTAACCGCCGTGACATGATGAATCTCATACAGCGCCGGATTCAACGGATCAACCACCACCGGATATTCTGTATGTTCCCCATTAATCAGTACCGGACTGCAGCGACGTTTAAACAGATTAATTATTGGTGTCGCAAACAGGCGGAAGTCGTCGCGACCGACTCGGCCAATTAAATGTAACGGTCGTTGATCGAGTACAAACAGTATTTCGAAGCTGTGAATGCCCTCTCCCTGCTGCAGAAAATCATTGATTCCCTGTAATTCGAGATCGAAAAACCGTGAAGGTGCAGCGAAATATTCCCGCAGCAAACGGCTGCCGGGCAGTTCACTGATTCCCACCGGCAGCAGCGCTTCTTGCTCACTCAATCCTCCCTGGCAAAGGTGTTCTTTGGTCAGAACCTTAACCAAAGGTTCTCCTTCTGTGCTGGCCCATAAAACTATACGCAGCGTGTTATTCAGCAGTGTGGTGAGTAACTGATTTGCATGAATCGTTCCCGCAGCCAGCGTCAGATTCATCGGGGAAAAATCCAGTTCGGATAGCGAAGCCACGCCCTGCGTGGTAAAACGCAGCCGTAAATGGGCCTGCCCGGCCTGCAATTGCTGGGCAACCGTCTGTGGCAAATAGGCCGGCGGCGTGCTGGCACACTCAGCATTTTCAATGATGAGCGGCTGTATATTCAGATTTCGGCCGGTTGAAAAATTGGCCCGCCGATTATTAAGCGAACTGTCACTCAGCGTTACCCGGCTGCCTTTAGGCAATACCACATGCGAATGCCATTGCGGTGAGGTGAGATCCGGGATCAACGCAATCGTGGCAATAGAAGGTAACGGCGTATACCAAAGTGGTGCCAGCCGCCCGAGCATTTGCAGTGCGAATTCGGGATGTTCGTTATTCAGCCGCTGCTGAATACGCGAGCTGAGAAAGGCAGTGCCTTCAAGCAGCCGCTCTACAAAAGGATCGAGCACACCGTCTGCGTGTAATCCAAGATGTTGAGCCACTTGCGGATGCATATGCGCAAAGCGCTGCCCATCCTCGCGCAAATAACGCAACTCTTCATTATATAAAGTCAGAAAACTTTCGTTTAGCATGACGGCTGTCCCTGTTTTATTGCTACGCGTTATTCAAACAACGCGAACCATTCCGTAGGAGTAATCAAGTGCGATACGTAAATTCACTAAATGCCCTTCACCGGGCAAATTACACAGGGCATGGATGTCGAACAGAATAGCGAGCACCCAGGTCTGGTCTTTATTAATCAGTGGTACGACTTTGATCGAACGCGGGTCCAGACGTGATTCAAAGGTGGCGATAATGCGCTGTATACGCCTGGCCAATTCCATCAAATCGGTGTGTACCGGAACTTGCTGACTGAGTGAAGGCAAGCCGAAATTCAGCACTGAAGTTTCGCAATAGGGATAGCCCTTCAACTTCAGTTCAGCACTGTGCGCCGAATCATTTAATAACGTCTCGATGTCACGCAAAATAACCTCACGCCAGTGTGGTAAGCGTGCGTGTTCGTGACGAAGACTTAATTTGTCGAAAAGCATCGGCGCTGAAATATCCATAATTGGCCCTTACTCATCCTGTTGTTAAGACTGCTCTCCTGAACCGAGAGCAGTCTTGATGCATTACGGTGTTAAATACGGGCGTTCAGTTTCAGGTCGTAGCCTGATTTAATTACAGCGCCCATCGAGCCATCATTTTTCTGCTCTTTGTATTCAACTTCGATACGGGCAAAGTTAAGGCTGATAGCATCTGTTGGCAGCACAGTGCCGTTTTCTTCCTGATCGCTGTTGCCAAGAGGCATATTGCCGACCGTCTTGAAAGAAGACACCAGACAGTTACTGAACGTCACCGTCAGGAAGTCTTGCTGACCACTGCCTGATTTACGGCACACCAATTTAGCCTGAGGAATATGCTCACCAGTAGCACACATCAGGAACAGCTTTGGTGATGCCTTATTGCTGACCATGCGGAATTCGAAGTCCTTCATTTCGACTTTTCCGGAGCCACCGCCACTGCCAAAACCCCAACGCCCTGCGTTTTCCTCTGCCCATTGCCAGGCCTGTAACTGAATCCATCCAGCATAATTCTGGTCAGGGGATTCGCCTTCTACACCCTCGATTTTTAGAAAGTAATCGACTAAAGCTGCCATTTTTTCACTCCTGAATTAATGTCATTAAAGTTGGGTTAAATAACTATTCCGCAATAAAATATTGCCTCAATAAATTCTTAAATCCTTCTGTTCGCTTATTACCTCCTTGAAAAATACATTGATATTCCTACTACTATGTTTATCTATATTTGGACTAATAATGAATCGGATTAAAAATTACTTTGTTTCACTTTCTTTGCTGGAAGGAAGTTTAGAAACCAGTCGCAGAGAAACGGTCATACCTTCCAGCTGATAGTGAGGGCGCAAATAGAAGTGGGCACGATAAAAACCCGGATCGTCTTCCACATCCTCCACCTGCACTTCAGCCGCAGCTAATGGGCGTTTAGCTTTGGTCGCTTCGGTAGAAATTGAAGGGTCACCATCGACATAGTTCATCAACCAGTCGTTAAGCCACACTTGCATATCATCCCGTGAGCGGAATGAACCAATCTTGTCGCGCACAATGCATTTCAGGTAGTGAGCGAAACGACAGGTCGCAAAAATATAAGGCAAACGGGCGGATAATTTGGCATTTGCCGTGGCGTCCGGATCGTCATAATTGGCAGGTGAATGCAAAGTACAGGAGCCAATAAATGCCGCGAAGTCCGAGTTTTTTCGGTAAACCAGCGGTAAGAAGCCAGCGCTGGATAACTCGTTCTCACGACGGTCGGAAATAGCTAACTCTGTCGGACAAGTGAGTTCATATCCTCCTTCATCAGAGGGGAAAGCATAGGCCGGGAGCTCCTCTACTGAACCACCAGATTCAATGCCACGGATGCGCGAGCACCAGCCATATTCATTAAAAGCACGGTTGATATTAACGCCCATCGCATAGGCGGCATTGGCCCAGGTAAAGTCCTCTGTCGCATACGGGCTGACCACTTCTTCGAAAGCGAAATCGTCAATCGGGTCGCCTTTCGAACCGTACGGCAGGCGAGAAAGAAAGCGTGGCAGCGTCAGTACCAGATAACGGGAGTCATTGCTTTCACGCAAACGACGCCATGGCGCATATTCCGGGGTGGTGAAAATTTTGCCAATATCGCGCGGATTACCCAGCTCCTTCCAGCTGTTCATTTGCATGATGCTGGGAGAAGAAGAGGCAATAAAAGGACAGTGCGCCGCTGCCGCAACTTTGGCTAACTCAGTCAACAGAGCCACGCTTTGTGGACTGTGATCGAACTCATAATCGCCAATCATGCAACCAAAGGGCTCACCACCAAATTGCCCATATTCATGTTCATAGATCTGTTTGAATATCGGGCTTTGATCCCATGCTGAACCGCGATAACGGCGCAGGGTTTTTGCCAGCTCATCCTGGCTTATATTAAGCACGCGGATTTTTAACGTCTCATTGACTTCAGTGTTATCTACAAGATAAGCAAGGCCGCGCCAAGCAGATTCCAGTTTTTGAAACTCTTTGTGATGCAAAATATGGTTCATTTGCTCGGAGAGCTTTTCATCAATTTCAGCCACCAAAGATTCAATGGTCAGTACCACATCACGGCTGACTTTTACCTGGCCTTTGTTGGCGTAAGCAGCAAGCGTGCCGATAGCTCTGCGCACGGTGGCGCTGGCTTCATCAGTTCTCGGGCGAAAAGAGCGTTTTAAAATATCGTCTAACTCGTTCTCGACAATATCGACACCGACATCGACATCGAGTGTGTTATTGAGCTGGGACTGCGCCATGTTCTCCACTATTTTTCTCCGTCTTCCACTAAAGCATCGTTATCTTCACCGAGCTTCGAAACCGTTCCCTGTGCATCGGTCGCCAGACTTTGTAAAAAGTCAGGTTGTTCAAGCAGCTGTTTTACCACCTCTTCCGCGCTGGTTTTCCCGTCCATATAGGTAATCAGCTCAGCCAAATGCGTCCGCGCCTCAAGTAATTTTTCCATTTGCGGAATACGCCTGGCTAATGCGCCAGGAGAAAAGTCATCCATTGACTCAAATTCAAGTTCAACATTGAGCAACTCATCATCTTCACTCAAAGTGTTATCTACGTTGAATTTCAGGCGCGGTTTGATTGCTCTCATTCGCGCATCGAAGTTATCCTGGTCAAAAGTCAGAAATTTACGTTCTTCAACAGCCGGCAGCGGTTTTTCCCGATGGCCAGACAGGTCGGCCATAACACCAGTAACAAAAGGCAACTCAACTTTCTTGTTCGAGCCATAAATTTCGACGTCGTATTCAATTTGCACGCGCGGTGCATTATTCCTGCCAATAAATTTTTGTGAGCCAGAATCTTTAGCCATTATCTGTCCTTATTGAAACGTTGGGTTGTTTTTCCCGGCCAGCTGCTTCAATGTAACAACAGCTTCCGGTAGAATTTCTTCAACAATGGAATAGAAATCCATACCTATCATCTCCTTGGTTCGGTAAATGAACATGGGTGCTGGATGACTTGGTTCGTAACATTGGAAATACTCCAAAATACGGTCCAGCATCATAATGACCTCTTGCCTGGAGCTAATTCTTTTGTCACTTAAATTTGAATTCACGTTGTCATAACCGTCACTGCCCCTCTCCTCTGAATCGGAAAGTTCTGAGTCATCACGTGGCGGTTCGTTGAGTCGTGAAAGCTGGTTAAGCTGTGAAAGACTGGTCTTAAAAAAATTATGTAATAAATCACAATTTAGTTGATACCCTTCACTGCATTGATTTGCGTAGCGCGAAATTTCTTCGAGAAATTTATCAATCCCTGAGAGTTGTTCCGTGAGTTCTGGCAGGCCATTTTTCTGAAAATAATTATTTACCGCTATCACTAACGCAGAAGATGAAACAGCGTGCCGTTCCTGACCACCGGAAGTGGATTCATTAACAATCAGGTTTTGTAAAGTGAAAGAATGCTCCGGCGTGATGCGCATCGCTTTAATTTCCGCAATACATTGTGCCGTCGCTAACCAGCCGAGGGCAGCAGCGTGACCACTATTCACTGGCGCTTCTTCTGAACGCGGATAGATAACAGCAGAATCGTCCTGGATGCGATTATGCAAACTCATCAGGCTCTCATAAAGCGCAAAAACACCTTTAATCTGAACATTTGCCCTTATAAACCAAACCATTACGCGCAAGTCAAAACACTGTTCCAGTAATTTTTCAGCCATTTCACTAATATGATGCCAGTTAATTTTTGGCGGCTCAGATGAGCGAGAGAGAGGATCGGCAGACTCATCCAATTGAGATAAAATAGACTCAATCTCACCATATTCTGGCTCGTATTCGACACCGAATAATGTTTCAGAAGATATATCACTCATATTTTTTCCGTCCCTTTTAACGTTGTCCTTCCATGTACATTAATAATAACTTAACTCATAATTAGCCATAGGGATAAAGTTATTGCGCATTTTTTCACCCTTCATAAACTCATAGAATTCATAAAGTTATTGTGTAGTCGAATGACGTGGATGAATCGTCCCAAGGGAAGGATACTGAGTATGGAAAACAAGATATATAATGACTTCGCGTGGGAATGCTTGCGCAGAAATCCGAAATATATTAAAGATTGGGAGTTTGCCATGGGCAAAAACCATACAGAAATTGTGGCCATTCAAGATAAATCCGAACTGACTCAGTCAGAATTAGACCTGAACGCAGAAGACAAATGGGGGCTATTAAAATACATTCCTCCCTCCGATCCCAACCCAACAAATGTTTTTTGGTCGCCAAAATTAAGCAATCGTTCTGTCAGAGTTACCCTAAGCAATAGCGAAAAAATTAAAGGAGGATATACCTGGGGTGATATGTCTAACCTGCCGGGAATTAAACATCAATTTCTCCGCATGCATGATAATACGCTGTGCGTAAAAATATTTAATCAAAATGCATATTTTCAACTATTTCTTGAAAGTACAACGGTATTAACCGAGGATTCAGGGATTTATATTAACATCCCCCTACATCTGGAACTTGATGCTATTTCAAAAAACATTGAGATATTACAGAGCATTGTTAACCCCAAGATTGATGTTGAAGCCAAAGAGGATCAGTATCTGAGCCTGCTGAAAACCATAGACTACATAAAAAAAGGCTTTTCACATCGGGATATAGCATCAAAATTATTTGGTAATGAGCTGGTCAACAGTGAATGGTCAGCGGACAGTTGGGTAAGAGCAAAAATTCGCTATCGCATAAAAAAAGCGAATGAACTGATAAATCACGGTTATCTTAATTTTCTCTGAAGATCAGCCTCGCTGTTCTTAACATTACTGCATGCCAACGATGACTAACGTGGTCAATAAAAATTGGCCACAGATTTTTGATTTCCCTCACCGCGATGTAGGATTTAAATTCGACATCTGCAAAAAAACCGCCTTAACCCTCGATTAATAAAGAGACACCCTACCAGAATCATTAATTATCGAGAACTTTCTCATTACCTCTGCAAAAACACCTCCGGTCTGAAATTGAAAATGTTAGGGTAATCTTCTGTTGCAATTCCCTCTCTAAACTGGGAAGCCGATCGCATCGAATTGCGGATAATTTGAGTGGATGCCGTTAGCGAACATCCACTCAATAATCAAACGTCAGTGAAGTTTTTTACCATCAACAATAATGTGATGGGTACTGCGTGCTTTCGGGTGGATAAAGAAATGCCCTTCCGGCGCGGTATGCGCCTTGATATGCACCAGCGTAAGGTTTTTAGCTCCCGCTTTCTTGTTGTGTAACGCGTAAATCGCAAAAGGAATCGCCAGCACAACCAGGAAGCAGACCACCAGTAAACCGGCATAGATATCGTTAGCCTCCGCGCCTGGTAAGCCTGAAGGCGGAAAGAAAGAGACAATAAATGCCACCAGCGAAGTCAGCAGCCCCACCACCGCAACCGAGATTTTGACCTTGTTACCACCAGGGATATTAAAGGTGCGTTTGTTGTTCGGTTGCTTGCGAATCAGAGTGATATAAGCGAGGAACAACATGAAATAGCTGCAAAGATAAATCACCACCGTCAATGCCAGCGCAATCAGGAAGGACATATTATTGCCGCCTCCGGTGTTGGTCAGGATAATCAGCGCCACCGAGGTAATAATCAGCTGAGAGATCACCAACACTACCGGCACGCCATTCTTATTCATTTTGGCGAACTGCGCAGGCAGAATCCCTTTTTGCGCCGTCACCAGCATTCCACGGGAAGGGCCGACAATCCAGGCGGCTATCTCCGCCAGCACGCCCAACAGCAATAGCGCAGCGATAATGCGAATCGCCCACTCAAAACCGCTGCCAAAGTGATTGATAAGCACGCTAAAAGTCTGCATTACTCCGGCAGAGAGATTGATCTGTTCGTGTGGTATCACCGCCGCAATCGAAAGGCCACCGAGAGAACTCAGGCAAATCGCAGCAAACATCAAAAGCAGCATGGCAAGAGGATAATCGCGGCCAGGGTTTTTCATTTCGTTGACGTGCGTCGCCGAAGCTTCAACACCCATATAGCTAAGGATAAAGGCAACAAACACCACTAAGGTACTCATGCTGCTGAAGTTCGGGAAGAACGTGTCAGCACTCATTTCAATCGCAACCGGTGCGCCTGAACGCAGGTAACTGACCGCCAGGA contains the following coding sequences:
- the tssH gene encoding type VI secretion system ATPase TssH, with protein sequence MYQRERLFNRLGAFAYKTFVEATRLCRSYRHEYVELEHWLKVLMDQQRGDIPLLLAHYDLNQEIISAQLDHIIQHMPVTKVSVQDLSSRLEAAVEGGLVMSQLMGSPSPIRTSHILLALLQDTQHQRWLYRLCGEFKKLPIPQVAEEYEDLLRNSVEYAEDVPKGDALATETPGSSSSEAQAALNKWCNDLTQQAQAGDIDPVIGRDAELRQVVDILLRRRQNNPILVGEAGVGKTAVVEALARKLASGDVPPLLKGARLLSLDLGRMQAGASMRGEFESRLKSLIDGISQSDTPIILFCDEAHTLVGAGGQAGTGDAVNLLKPMLARGALRMIAATTWSEYKQFIEPDAALTRRFQRVLIGEPNESVAIDMLRAIAPHFAQHHNVTIRDGAIAAAVRLSLRNLPSRQLPDKAISLLDTACARVALSQHAEPQAIEQLSAQLDVLKTEHHYLIREQQLGANVELRLAEVVTQIERSESELTALKIRDYQEKQLVNEVIPDAKSHDTLAGHARWSELLALQEGTPLVYPWVDEQSIAAVLSDWTGIPSGKMLQDDIENVLNLEQRLGERIFGQQHGIKEISQAIRIARAGIQSQDRPLGIFLLAGSTGTGKTETANVLVETLYGGAHNLITFNMSEFQEAHTLSTLKGAPPGYVGYGKGGKLTEAVRRKPYSVILLDEFDKAHPDIQDAFYQVFDKGWMEDAEGRLVSFRQCFILLTCNQGAEEIEQAYLAESDIKPAALKPLVYDALLRRFAPALLARVHIIPYIPLDQAALAQIASYHLSRLQQRLADEIGAGLIIEGDIPGWIASRVSSHPNHGRAVEELLRQTILPVVGNEVLQRRHEAEPLKEIRLIVEETELGIEFA
- the tssG gene encoding type VI secretion system baseplate subunit TssG gives rise to the protein MTNLQPRDSAFLPGLSASQDFFELLRRIERATPEQRRLGTLGDKSHIRLRIIQPADMSFAPREVSDVRQTLNTRHRLSEITIFCRHFGLFAPYGPLPIHVTEHARNEALSKRNAAFEQFAGILSQRMAILHYRAWAQTHVAVGHDRPSDNAFQQHLCQLAGLTPQQAQNPHLERIRRCFPGAYLPGRGSLRKLQDILSQYFAVPVRLEAHKGLWIDDSRNQQNQRMGRLGSTRVGRRFFDVQHSLQLSIGPVSDPQYLYFQRNSERINTLVRICHDFVRYRMVLDVQLIIKTSPDMACRLGGGTLSRHCWLKPDSALRIQPIYRTVT
- the vgrG gene encoding type VI secretion system tip protein VgrG, with protein sequence MPLIEIENEVLSGLNAFPLSFTTEERLSDNPAYKLEFQAADADINLIGLLGEVIKVKIELPDSAGYRTFFTYVVAGNDEGQRQNQFIYRLELSTWLWFLQQNRNCRIFQNLSIIDIIEQVFSRYNFADYRFDIVSSYPSREYCVQFEETDFAFVNRLMEDEGVWYYFEHHDDKHTLVITDQQQFPALEAPYAELTFLPDSEEMRAIREGVQRIQRSQRIHSSEVVLRDFDFRNPRNTLQTHIEESRQYLQDVPLEWYDYAAGYTDTQHGEDIARLRLEAIQSHGQMLSGESNATGLSAGRSFSLVQHPDSNRNRGFKLIGCDYSFVQDGPDSDSQGRNIVCRFKALNDDIIFRPQCVTPHPQVSGLQSATVVGAKESEVHTDKFGRIRVHFHWDRYKTTEDDSSCWIRVVQAWAGKGWGVLAMPRVGQEVLISYVDGDLDRPMVTGIVYNGENPPPYRLPENINYSGFVSRSLRFGQPQHASQLTFDDNRGNERIMLHAERDLQNTIERNSSTAVGQDSYATVERTATEWISNHVSYKDVSFSVTGMDVSAKGLGISSTGASLSLTGMSVSATGVSVSGTLLSTSFTGVGCSFTGVSTSFTGASTSATGVSSSMTGCSSSFTGTSNGITGSSHSITGLSSSITGQSMSQTGSSHSITGNSQSFTGSSVGFTGSSTSTTGVSHSTTGSSTSMTGSSISTTGSSVSMTGSSLSTTVSSISTTGSSVSATGSSISTTGSSISTTGSSISTTASSISNTGFSLSYTGVGYSQTGVDLKTVGMQSKN